In a single window of the Candidatus Desulfatibia profunda genome:
- a CDS encoding type II toxin-antitoxin system HicB family antitoxin encodes MIELPYSLIIEATEEPDYFGFYSPDLEGFSGIGHSVEDCLFKAKWGMKEHVELLKQEGLPIPPENQDPKIAIQNEKKLAVA; translated from the coding sequence ATGATTGAATTACCATATTCATTAATAATCGAAGCGACCGAGGAGCCCGATTATTTCGGATTCTATTCCCCGGATCTGGAAGGTTTCTCTGGTATAGGCCATTCTGTGGAGGACTGTTTGTTCAAGGCAAAGTGGGGTATGAAGGAACATGTGGAACTGCTCAAGCAAGAGGGGCTTCCAATTCCCCCTGAGAACCAAGATCCAAAAATCGCTATACAAAATGAAAAAAAGTTGGCCGTTGCATAA
- a CDS encoding integron integrase codes for MKNSGNVSWIKRFILYHDKKHPKEMGRQEIEAFLSHLAKDLNVASSTQNQAFNALLFLYKHILQKQLDDKINAIRAKKPRCLPTVMTNEESMVVINALSGTNQLMAKLLYGCGMRLMECIRLRVKDIDFAMNQIMVRDGKGKIDRITILPESVIPDLQTHLKRVKTIHENDLSRGYGRVYLPYALSRKYAQADREWGWQYVFPSKSLSKNPRTGEIRRHHIHENSLQKAVKSAARLVHISKPVSCHSFRHSFATRLLENGYDIRTVQELLGHKDVSTTMIYTHVLNKGGKAVRSPIDA; via the coding sequence GATCAAAAGATTCATTCTTTATCATGACAAGAAGCATCCAAAAGAAATGGGCCGACAGGAAATCGAAGCTTTCCTTTCTCATCTTGCCAAGGACCTGAATGTTGCTTCATCCACACAAAATCAAGCGTTCAATGCGCTGCTGTTTCTTTACAAACATATCCTTCAAAAACAGTTGGACGACAAAATCAATGCCATACGCGCCAAAAAGCCCCGGTGTCTACCAACCGTGATGACAAATGAAGAATCCATGGTGGTAATCAATGCCCTTTCAGGCACAAACCAGTTAATGGCAAAGCTGTTATATGGATGCGGGATGAGGCTTATGGAGTGCATACGACTTCGTGTAAAGGACATTGATTTTGCAATGAATCAGATAATGGTGCGTGACGGTAAAGGAAAGATAGACCGTATTACCATATTACCTGAAAGCGTGATACCGGATCTTCAAACGCATCTTAAACGCGTAAAGACAATTCACGAAAATGATTTAAGCCGAGGATACGGAAGAGTTTATCTCCCCTATGCGCTGTCGAGAAAATATGCGCAGGCCGACCGTGAATGGGGTTGGCAATATGTTTTCCCCTCAAAAAGTTTGTCTAAAAATCCACGAACAGGTGAAATCAGACGACATCATATACACGAAAACAGCCTTCAAAAGGCTGTAAAAAGTGCGGCGCGATTGGTGCACATCAGCAAACCGGTAAGTTGCCACAGTTTCAGGCACAGTTTTGCAACACGTCTGCTGGAAAATGGATACGATATTCGCACGGTGCAGGAGCTTTTGGGGCACAAAGACGTCAGCACGACCATGATTTATACCCATGTTCTGAACAAAGGCGGCAAAGCCGTCCGCAGCCCGATTGACGCATAA